Part of the Pseudomonadota bacterium genome, GAACGTTCCTGGCCGGCCGTGTGGGAACGACAGACCGTGTGGTGGTGGAAAAGGACGGCGTATCCGGTCATACGGAACATTATGCGCCGGTGCGGCTGACGGCCTCCTCTGTGCCCGGATCGCTGGTGCCTGTGCGCATCACAGCGGCAGATGGATCAGGCCTGATGGCTGAACCCGTCAGTCCTGCCTGAAATGGCGCAGGCCCCGCTGGATTTTGCTGGCGGCCACAACGGCGAGGGCCTGGCCGGCATCCGCGAGACAGCGGCTTCCGAAAACGGGAGCAATCATGCCCAGAAAAAGTCCCGCAGCCGATATTCCGCCGACAACTGCACGGATTGCCTGTCCGG contains:
- a CDS encoding tRNA (N(6)-L-threonylcarbamoyladenosine(37)-C(2))-methylthiotransferase MtaB, whose translation is LNTLRIVEDCGLTWLHVFPYSARQGTPAARMPQVSAPVRKERAARLRAAGEVAVRTFLAGRVGTTDRVVVEKDGVSGHTEHYAPVRLTASSVPGSLVPVRITAADGSGLMAEPVSPA